The Neisseria animaloris genome segment AAAATATCCTGCGCTGGCGCTGTCAACGCGCTGGATTGAAGCACTCTACTGTATATGCAGCGAACAAACTCTGCCGCCTAAATTTTGCGACCACGCGCTCACGGGCAACTGGCACGGCTTTCGCGACTGCCACATCGAGCCTGATTTGGTACTGATTTACCGCCATACGGAAAACACAGTCGAACTGGCACGAATCGGCACGCACTCCGCGCTATTCGGCTAACCAAACAGTTTCTGCACAAACGTCAGCCAAGCATGGTCGACCTATGGTTTTAATCTAAAAGGCCGT includes the following:
- a CDS encoding type II toxin-antitoxin system RelE/ParE family toxin, whose amino-acid sequence is MKAIEFSNAFKRDFKKYPALALSTRWIEALYCICSEQTLPPKFCDHALTGNWHGFRDCHIEPDLVLIYRHTENTVELARIGTHSALFG